The Argiope bruennichi chromosome X2, qqArgBrue1.1, whole genome shotgun sequence sequence TGGTGtcaatgaaaagaatattatttgtaattctatATAATACTTGgagaaagtatttaaatattgaaatttaaacattggCATAGATAGGATGCGTATCTTTCAACGTTAACACCGGTGATTCTATAAAGGGCCTGCATATAACTTAAAATGTTAGAGAAAATTGATGATTTACGTTTATTGCAAAGCAATAACAGGCAAATGTATTAAAGTGACAAACATtcttaaattaaacatatatatatatatatttcttttaacagaTATGAGAATGGGGAGTTGGTTCACAGGAGCAGTGGTGTGCGTCATGTTTGCCCATTCTCTTTCGTACGAGGACAAACAGAAACATCTCCTTTCTTCGGCGAATCTCCAAGACATGGGATTACCAAACTCTATCCCAGCATCTTTTTCCTATTCTTATTTCTTGAGTGCTCTCAGTGGTCTCCTGAGGACGACACAGAGGAAAAGAACGGGTTAGTCTCCTCTTTCTacaagaaaatattgaaagagtACTTAAATGTAcacatattcatttctttttaatgtagGCAACAATGAACAGAGTTTCACTAGAAATAGATGTGTtataaaaacaaatctaaatgaaaattaCTAAGAAGAGTACTATAATGTCATATTATAGATATTGCATGATCTATTTCACATATTACTGATtccaaaaaaaaacaccttaatttcttttaaaacaactGTGCATAGAAGGTTATAAGATTTGTTGCAGTGCATCATTTTCCCATCTTTCATATCTAACCATCATTTCCTACGAGTGAGATCCGAATTCAGTTATCTATGATAAGATTCAAATTCAAGcccttcaaacattttattttgttaacctctaaaaattctttaagaactTTGAAGCTAAAATCGCACAccaaaaaatgcttatattatatCAGGAATTTTTGAGTACTTTTAATTACtggaaagaaattcaaaagaattaagtaaaattaaacctga is a genomic window containing:
- the LOC129961075 gene encoding uncharacterized protein LOC129961075 isoform X2; the encoded protein is MRMGSWFTGAVVCVMFAHSLSYEDKQKHLLSSANLQDMGLPNSIPASFSYSYFLSALSGLLRTTQRKRTAMGMDLTDYLWNKAHEKHRAMVLQRMMKNGKR
- the LOC129961075 gene encoding uncharacterized protein LOC129961075 isoform X1 is translated as MRMGSWFTGAVVCVMFAHSLSYEDKQKHLLSSANLQDMGLPNSIPASFSYSYFLSALSGLLRTTQRKRTVTFLSSQTAMGMDLTDYLWNKAHEKHRAMVLQRMMKNGKR